The sequence GATGTAGAACGGGCATTTCTGCTCTTGTGAGATTTGGCTACATGTACCTGGGGCTATCTTCATCCATCAAGGATTGTGGACGCAGCCTGTAACTGTTGAAAGTCGGAGCTTGCTGGCATTGCAAAGAAGACATGCATGTCTCAGCTCCATGCTGAATGGTGGTGCTGGTGGGGGATTGTGCAGAGAAAGCGTCTTATGAACCGTCATACGGACAAAGGTTACCTCTCGTGTTCTCTTGTATTATTATTTTGATGATAACCTGATCAAAGAGGTATTATCTTGCACGTATGGTTAATGTTGACCAGTTTTGGAGCAAACAGCCACACGTGGTCTGTCATGAGAACTTGTATGTGGTAAGCTAATTAGAGAGAGAGAACAAATGAAACCACCTATATGTTTGCCTCTTGCTATTGTATATGCAATGATTTTTTTCGAACCTGACCCTTGAAACTTCCTAACGTGTTTCAGCAGAAAATTTTCCCAATAGCTTGCACATATTTTCTTCATTTGCTTCAATATAAGGAATGCAAGATCAAACATCTCAGTTCATAGAACATGATTGCCTTGACATGGCATACAGCTTGAAAAAGGCACCAAAAACATCATCAACATTTGAAtaggaattagtcccgagggaggGATGGGGGTATTGGGGAGGGGCATTCTTACTCTTGTACCATCTAGGTTGAATGCAAAGTTGATATAGATCACTTGAGAAATTGTAGCAAAGAAAAGAGAATAAACAGTATTGACATCTAAAGATGTGGATATTAGCAACCTGCAACCGTACTATTACTTTTAAAAATGCAAGCAAAATACTGGGGACATGTGACCGAAATTCTGCCCACAAGTTATACGTATCTGCCAGCCATTAGCTGCCAATGTAGTTCTACACTGGGACTCGCTACTTGTCTATGCACTCTAATGCCATAATAAGTTATTGATGATTGCCAACTTGCAGGCTGTCTGCCTGTTACCAGTCATGCTCGGGCGATGACAGCCCATTGTGTGGCTACTGCTCTATGAACAATTAGTGTGACAGTTCACAAGCAGACCATACATCAAAACCCAAGTGAAAGCATCTGCATCTTACTGTTAGATAATAGACTTAGCTTTGCAATTTGCAAGAATCTTGAGAATAGAATATAAACAAAGTAAAGTGTATGAAGATGGAAACATCTCTTTGAAAAGCTAGCATGATGAAGATATCTGTACAGATGTCAAGCATCTGACTAACTAATGGATTTCAATTTAATCCGTACTCTGTCACGTGCTTAATCTGGATTTTGTAAGTTGTTAAAGAACAAAGACTATACTGGTCTAGTCCTGTCTGTGAGGAAAGCTCACCTACTCGGTCCATGCTATGGCCCTGAGGTGACTACTTCGTTAGAAGTTTGCATGATACCAGGAACCAATTAGATCTGATCGATTCTGTCAGTAGGGCTCCAGTATGCACATGCATCATGCCACAGTTTGGTGGTTGGATTATCTCTGAATCATCCACTACCTGTTGTGATTAGCGAGACTGACCTTTGCTTACCGGGAGAGTGCCACAGGTGTCCATATCCACCTCAGTGAAAGAATTTACTTCACTTGAGTCAGGCCAAGCCAGTTGCAACCAAAAGTCCATTCTTTTGTCTCCTGGACCATTCAATTATGAGACTGGTATGCTTATATAAAACCAGGCCTTGCATTTGAGGATCTGAGCTACTGTCTGGCTTTCACCTCTGACTCCAGATTGGCACTAGAGAGATGGCCCTAAAGGTATACATTTAACTCCTGCTGAGACACCGTTTGTCGGTGTATAGTGTATGCTGCAAAGTACAGGTCTTTGCAGTTTCTGCCTCTAAACTATGATTTAAGATTCAAGTCCCTGGTCCTGTATTCAGTGATGTTGCTAATGACCTATGTATTCTTATGGCATCACCAGGTGTTCAATTGGCTGAATCGGAAGATGCATTCCAATGCGGAGTACTGCACCATTGATGATAATAAGGGTAAGCATGTCAGGACTCTGGATACCTCCCTTTTATGCCTATCATGCATTTCTTTGTTCTTATTTATGTTGTCAACATTTTTTAATGGAACAGCCATGGAGAAGGAAGACTCTGTGCACGGGAGTGTGGCTGAGCAAGACACTGAAGCCCTGCTGCTCCGTGATGTGCTTCTTAATGGCATACTTGCGATTGGCACGCTTGGCCACAACGTGAACTCCCTTTGCCCTGAGGCCCGCCATGAACAAGATGAGTTCATCGTCATGGATGAAGAAAAGGTGGACCAAGAAAAGTGCGAAGAGGAAAAGTGTGAGGACAAAGAAGAGGCATTCGCTACAGCACCAAGTGCACCAGAACCTGCTACCGAACCTGCCAAGATGCATTCATCGTCGATGAAAGAATACAACTTCACGTGTTCTGTAAAGGAAGAAATCCTGATGTGTGAAGTTGAAGTGGAGGATGTCGCTAAAATCCAGGAACAACCACTTCTGATGGTAGAGAAGGTGGAAAAAGTGAGAACTACACTTGCTGATCTATTTGCAGCCGAAGCATTCTCACCAAGCGATACAGGGAAGGAGAGTCACCAGAAGACTGTCATTATTGCTGGGGCATCCACTTCAAAACCTACATTGTGCATGGAAAAGACACATAAAAAGAAGCCAATAAAGCCAATGCCAGATCCTCTGAAGGCTACGAGAAAATTAAGTCGAGTATGGCTTTCTTCGTCCCTATCTTTTATGTGTTGCAACTATGCTCATTTTATGGAAACATGGACATTAGTTCTTCTGCAAATTCATGTTAGCCTGTGATGTTACACTGCCTGTTACTTACCTAGAAGTGGTTCAAATTCACCACTTTACTCCATGGACATGACAGTGTTTtatattttgttcatgtttttttttACCGGAAAGTAAACTTTATGCAGCTTAGCCTATCTTGATAACAAACAGTCACTAACCTGTCATCACCTGATGGTATTGGTCATCTGTGGGAATAAGTAGGCCGTGAAGAAGATGCTGGGGAAGAAGATCCACCCAGAGCAGCTCAGTGGACGTTGTAATGCAGAGGAACCTCCTCTGCTTGGTGCGTAGGCTCGCGGACAAGTTTGTTTTCTCTTATCTGGTAATCTACTATCTGGAATTTATTTCATCCGACCTTTGAATTATATATCAATGATGTACCCTTCTCAAGGGTCATCAAATCGACATGCATGGTGTCTTGTGGATGGTTTGTTTACCATTTCAAGGTTTCTTAAGATTTTCTTCCTCGGGCCCCAGTATTTATAATAAAATTATGCTATTTCTGTGACAGTTTTAGTGTAGAATGGGTCCCCTTGGTCAAGTATAGATTTGTTTATGGGCCCAACGACTAAGTCATGACATACGAATCACATTTGAAATAAAGAAACTGTGCATTGTTTAGACTTGCCCGTGGCAACACATTGGGATAATAGAACGTCTGAACACGTGAATTTTGCCAGCTTCAGTAAGGTGAATGGTAGCTTTAAGTAGAAAGGATGATGTGAGTTTGAGTGTCATTTTAATGCCACCGGTCAGGAAGATGATGTCCCATAGGAACAGAGTACTTTCATCATTCTGCGATCTCTTATTATCCAATCATGGAAGATCCTCTGTTAGGAAGAGCGACACGAGTTGATACTCCTGGGGACTACTCCTGGAGTAGTACCAAGGCATGGGGTAGTACTAAACTACTAATAGTAACACAGAGGCATTCCCTCCTTTAGGCCATGCCGCCAAGCTTTCTCGAGCACATGGCGCTGCCGAGTTGCGTGCCGCAGAGCACCACGCAACGGCGAGCCCAACGACGAGTACGGGCTGAAAATCGCTAGCAGACACACAACTGATACAGTCGGGGGCAGCCGGCTATGGGCTGGTACTACGATGCACAGAGCATGCAACCGTAGCGGACCTCCTGGCCATACAATACACGAACGTCTCTGTGGTCTATGCTCTTTTATCGCCTTGTGTCGTGGTATAGTTGAAGCTGTACAGATTTGATTGTGTGCAGATAGCAACTGAGATTGCTCTTTTGCTTTGCAGGATCATGTTACATTCCATTGGATCCCTACAGTGCCCCGGATCTGGATTCCGTTGCTGGAGAGAAGCATCCAACCACAACGTACTACGTTCGTCGACAATGTTTCCGTGCCTGATCAGCTGCCTGTTCGCCCGCCAGTGACGAAGAATAGCCTGCTgcctatatctatctatctatctatctatcttgtCTATGTTAATTACATGTTGATTCGTGTGTAAAGCTAAAGCTAGCTACAGTTGCAGTGTCCTGTCCTGTAAGATTGATGTTCTCGTAGTACTGCCTGTCTCGTCGTCTCCGTGTGTCGGTATCAATAAACCCTCCGCTTTATCCACTCGCGTCGTCTGCATGGTACCGTCCCGTCAACACTTCTCGTTTATCTTCGCATGGATCATATCATTGATACCCGACAGAACCAAGCCGAAAACTGCCAAAACGGCAGCGGCATGGCCGCATGGGCACACGACGGTGATGATCAGTAACTGTAAAACAGGAAGCCACGCACCCATGAAGCTCTCGTCCCTCGGTCTTTCTGTATGAAAGAGAATGCCCTGTTGGAAATATCAGCACATTTTTAactaatctaatccacgagtaTACAGTAAATATGACAAATCCGatatgcatctcataccgataTCTAAGCATGTGAGCACGTGTACATAGAAGCGAAACATCTATGAGTAGCATACATATAGCCAGCAGATGAATGAGCAAATAGGGGATGAATGGATCATACCcttcggttggccaggccaacgtgGCAGCGGCAACATCGGCATCAGccaagaccttcttcttgacagcTTCGTTGTCAGCCATGGAGTCGATGtcggggaagtagtggaagcagaggagaACAGAGACGGGGACGGGTCAGGAGCAGTCGCGTAAGACGcttcccaaaaaccttattgcgTTCTCCCAGGCAGGACCACGAACAACAGGGTTTCGGAGGCACCTGCTCTCTCGACAaaccgtgcacgcggtcgtcaGGATGGGATTGCCTGAAGCAGCATAGAAAGAGGAGCAATAGATGACGGCTAGGGTTATGCAAGAGGGAGTGTTAGGTCACTCCACTGGCCAGcgccttcttatataggccgtcGGGTAGATGGGCCTGGGCTCAGGCCCATGATCGAATCCCCAAACAACCCATGGTCCAAGTCTAAGGATATGAAATCGTAAATAGTGAAAAATTCTTGTCTTGCACGGTCTAAGCCTAAGGAAATACAAAAAAAATTGCTTATACAATTTCATCTACATCGAATTTATATATCAGAATAGCGGATAGAGGCATCATTAAAGGAGTCAGGTCTACATACTTTATGCTTCTTTCCAATTTTATGGTGGATTTGATAAGAACCCCTTTTGCTTTCTTGATAAATAATCGACAAAAAATGAAAATGTCCACGTTTGCTGGCTTATTTGGCAAAGAAGAATAGAGTATGTTATAAGAAGTTAACTGGTCAGTTGAATATTCTAAAGCAGTAATTTAATCATTCAAATAtatttttcttgttttatttttttagtaGTCTTATAGTAAATATGGCAGTAAACAGAGGCAGTACAAAAATATGTAAAGTATAAAAACGAGTCAAAGTGGATTGGCCCACATTAGCACTTCCGTGTAATAACTCCACTAAAGGCGATCCTATTATCGGAATGGCGTCAGGTACACCTATCGCAATTTTGACTGCCCAATAGCCAATTTGATCCTAAGGCAAAGAATAACCAGTTACACCAAATGATGCGGTCAAAACAGCCAAAACCACACATGTGACCCAAGTTAATTCACGGGATTTATGTAAAAAAGGGATCTATAGGGCACATTCAGGATATGCCTCTACTATAAAATCACTTAGTCATATTTTTTCTTCCTTTTGGTATTCGAATCGAAGAAGTACGAGAATTCTATAACTACCAAAAACTTTCGATCTTTCCATTGGAATAGTTTATTTAGTTATATAGTTAGTTGTTTTTGGTAATGAAAAAATATATTACTACTAGAATTCTAATTCtagtaattaaattaattaaactttTTTGGAGGTTGATAGTTTATTTACTGAGGAAGAGTCAATCCTTCTCTTCTCACTTCAAGATTGATCATCTCGGGCCATCCGTTGAGGGTGGAAATTTAAGAATAAATAAGTTTTAAGCAAACTTGTTTAGTCGTCTTTTTCAAACTATGTTTCATTCATATGATAGAATTTTAATATGGGTTTCAATAAATTGGATCTTGGCGGAGGCTTCGCGGAtaaaaacttattttcttttatccATATTGCTCCATAGGTAGTAAGTTTTAATTAGTATAGAAAAACTAAACCAATGATTAGTCCTGCTATCTTAATTAGGTTCTAATTTAGTAGTATTCTCATTTTTATTTAATAGtcttttattattttattattaaaGTTAAATAAAGGAAGAGCTATTTCTTTTTCTAGATATTCTAGAGAAAGCGAG comes from Triticum aestivum cultivar Chinese Spring chromosome 5B, IWGSC CS RefSeq v2.1, whole genome shotgun sequence and encodes:
- the LOC123112789 gene encoding protein TILLER ANGLE CONTROL 1 isoform X1 — translated: MALKVFNWLNRKMHSNAEYCTIDDNKAMEKEDSVHGSVAEQDTEALLLRDVLLNGILAIGTLGHNVNSLCPEARHEQDEFIVMDEEKVDQEKCEEEKCEDKEEAFATAPSAPEPATEPAKMHSSSMKEYNFTCSVKEEILMCEVEVEDVAKIQEQPLLMVEKVEKVRTTLADLFAAEAFSPSDTGKESHQKTVIIAGASTSKPTLCMEKTHKKKPIKPMPDPLKATRKLSRAVKKMLGKKIHPEQLSGRCNAEEPPLLGA
- the LOC123112789 gene encoding protein TILLER ANGLE CONTROL 1 isoform X2, which produces MHSNAEYCTIDDNKAMEKEDSVHGSVAEQDTEALLLRDVLLNGILAIGTLGHNVNSLCPEARHEQDEFIVMDEEKVDQEKCEEEKCEDKEEAFATAPSAPEPATEPAKMHSSSMKEYNFTCSVKEEILMCEVEVEDVAKIQEQPLLMVEKVEKVRTTLADLFAAEAFSPSDTGKESHQKTVIIAGASTSKPTLCMEKTHKKKPIKPMPDPLKATRKLSRAVKKMLGKKIHPEQLSGRCNAEEPPLLGA